TTGACATCCACCTTCTCCAGTGTCACAACTGGTTCGAAATGCACATCAGGGGACTCAGGAGCTTCCtcctcatttttcttggtTTCCTTAGCTTTTGCGTCatccttcttctcttcgGTGGATTCAtttccttcttccttcttttcagcCTTTTTCCCTCCAAACATCGAAAACACAGCAGAAGTTGGTGGCTTAGGAACGGAACCCTCCGCCGATTGAGCCTTGATCTCTTCAGACATAGTTATTGTGTGCGCTGATACCAGATGCTGGAGTGGCAAAGTTAGCGATcaaaatacaaaaaatttttaatgGAAAGAGATATGTCGTGATGTACGTGAGGCTAATCATATATTTAGCTTTGGCTTTGGGGATACATTGTATATCGATCACAGTTACAGTAATAGTTCCTAGCAACCACTGCATTCGTTGTAATATGGAAGGGGAATCTCGTGGCACCAATAGGCACCACAAGCGCACTAACTCGCTTGACCAGTTTGCAGATCCCTTTTCTACTGCTGAAATCTATTATGGGCCAGAAACAAATCCCTCGCAGAGAAATGACAAGGGACTTAATCGAGTTAGAACAATGAGTGTTATTGGTAATTCGTCACCATTCAAGTTAGAGGACTATGCTAATCTCTCTATCAGAAGACGTGGATCAGAAGATGATAGCTTCAGAAGTACTAGGGGACGTCGGATGTTCTTCATAGAAGACGTGGACACAACTTTAGAGCAGCTCTTGAACCGTGAAGACACTGATAAAAACTTCCAGATCACTATTGAAGACACTGGGCCTAAAACTATCCGAATCGGAACTGCGAACTCAAATGGCTACAAAAACGTGAGCATTTGGGGTAACTATGTGCTCTCAAATCTGCTGCAAGAACTGACGTTGGCCAAGAGTTTTGGCAGAAAACAAAttgttttggatgaagCTAGGCTGAATGAAAATCCAGTCAACAGGCTAGAGAGATTGATCGAAActcaattttggaaatcGCTCACGAGGAGAATCGATCTTTATAACGTGGCAAAGATAGCGTCAGACAATAAAATTGACACCCCAGCAGCAAAAGTCCCAAGAATTTATGTCCCTTATAACTGTCCAGATCAGTACGAATTTTACATCCAGGCATCCCAAGTTAACCCAACTTCCAATCTTGACGTGGAATATCTGCCCAAAGATATTACCCCAGAATATGTTAAATCCATTAACGATAGACCAGGACTTTTAGCCCTTGCCATGGAGAAGCACATGAACCCAGCGACTGGCGAAGAAGTCATGTTTAGTTATCCATATGCAGTCCCTGGTGGTCGATTCAACGAACTTTATGGTTGGGATTCATATCTCATGGCGCTAGGACTTTTGAACAGCAACAAGGCAGATGTTGCAAGGGGTATGGTTGAGCactttatttttgagattgAACATTATGGGAAAATTCTCAACGCTAATAGAAGCTATTATTTGTGCAGATCTCAACCACCCTTTTTGACGGACATGGCACTcaaggtttttgagaagatgGGAGGCAGAAACAACCAAGATGCAATTTCCTTACTTAAGCGCTCATTTGCAGCAGCCATTAAAGAATACAAAACGGTGTGGATGGCATCGCCAAGACTGGATGACGAGACAGGACTTTCTTGTTATCACCCTGATGGACTCGGGATCCCTCCCGAGACTGAACCAGGGCACTTTGATGGTTTGCTGACCGCATATGCCCAGAAATACAATGTTACTATTCCTCAGTTTAGGAAAATGTATAACGACGGCGAGATTGAagagcctgagcttgacGAATACTTTTTACATGACAGAGCTGTAAGGGAATCAGGACACGATACTACGTACCGGCTTGACGGTGTTTGTGGTCATCTAGCAACTGTCGACCTAAACTCCCTGTTATACAAGTACGAAGTTGATATTGCAGAACATATCCAACAATTTCACGACGACGACTTCGTGGATTTACTAGGAGAGCATTCTGACTCGAGATATTGGAAAACACAAGCCCTGAAGAGAAAAGGTAGAATGGCAAAGTATCTGTGGGATGAAGAAACCGGATTTTTTTATGATTACCATATTAAATTCAAAGAACGTATGACCTACGAGTCCGCGACCACATTCTGGGCATTATGGGCAGGCCTCGCCACAGATGAGCAAGCTGTCTCTATGGTAACCAAAGCTCTACCAAAACTGGAAATGCTCGGTGGCCTAGTGTCTTGTTCAGAGAAGTCACGAGGCGAGGTTTCGATTGACCGGCCAACCAGGCAGTGGGACTATCCGTTTGGTTGGGCTCCTCATCAAATCTTGGCTTGGGAGGGACTCCATCGGTATGGCTTCCGCGGAGAAACCAAGCGTTTAGCTTATAGATGGctatttttgatgactAAGGCTTTTGTTGACTATAATGGAATAGTAGTTGAAAAATATGATGTCACGAGGGGCACGGATCCTCATAGGGTTGAGGCTGAGTATGGAAATCAAGGTGCGGACTTCAAGGGTGTTGCTACCGAGGGTTTCGGTTGGGTAAATTCAAGTTATGTTTTAGGCTTAAAATACATGGACACTCATGCCAGAAGAGCGCTGGCATCTTGTATTTCACCTGACTCCTTTTTCGCAAACTTGAAACCTGAGCAACGGGAAACATATGCCTTGTGAGCCAATATAGTGTGCTTATATAGCTGTTCACTAACGTTTTTATTCTAAGGTATTTTTCATTTCTCTTACAATTGGATCGTGATTTGCATGCGGGTTTCCTTGAATTATCCGATAAATACGTAAAAGATCTTAAAAAATATATTTATCATATGGTCATCTGACTTTAATTTTattatttttgaaaataaaCTTCAGTgtattccaaaaaaaatgtaTAACAGTAAAATTAATatacttttgaaaattatTTATGTGATTATGAGCTCCGAAATATTTAAATATTTTTTAGGGCAGGATTCTTGggaggaagaggaaataAGGAATCATACTAACTCACTTCCTAAACTGGATAACTGGGGCCTCGTTCAGTTGTATCTACTATTATAAACAATAGAGGGGCTGGAACTCCATTAATAGGATTGCTGGAGCTTTCGGCACATCCCATAGATTTAAAATTACAGTTTTATTCATTACTGCTATTGTAGAAGTGTATGGGCGCATTTGCTTGCTGCTTGTTTAGTAATTCAATAATCTACACATGATCATAGTATTCGTAACCTAAATGTTATAACTCAGATGTAAACAATAAAAAGATGCCCGTGTAGCGATGCCTGCTGTACACATCATTTCTTGTTGAACCAGTGAATGTAGCTAGAGAAGCCGTATGCAATAGCATTCATCCATCACGGCAAGTTCATCGTTAATTCTATCTGGCTTCTCCGAAGGTCTCTTTCACGTGACGTAATTTATAACCCATCAAACGAGAGTAGAATTAG
The Lachancea thermotolerans CBS 6340 chromosome G complete sequence genome window above contains:
- a CDS encoding alpha,alpha-trehalase (highly similar to uniprot|P32356 Saccharomyces cerevisiae YDR001C NTH1 Neutral trehalase degrades trehalose required for thermotolerance and may mediate resistance to other cellular stresses may be phosphorylated by Cdc28p) → MYVRLIIYLALALGIHCISITVTVIVPSNHCIRCNMEGESRGTNRHHKRTNSLDQFADPFSTAEIYYGPETNPSQRNDKGLNRVRTMSVIGNSSPFKLEDYANLSIRRRGSEDDSFRSTRGRRMFFIEDVDTTLEQLLNREDTDKNFQITIEDTGPKTIRIGTANSNGYKNVSIWGNYVLSNLLQELTLAKSFGRKQIVLDEARLNENPVNRLERLIETQFWKSLTRRIDLYNVAKIASDNKIDTPAAKVPRIYVPYNCPDQYEFYIQASQVNPTSNLDVEYLPKDITPEYVKSINDRPGLLALAMEKHMNPATGEEVMFSYPYAVPGGRFNELYGWDSYLMALGLLNSNKADVARGMVEHFIFEIEHYGKILNANRSYYLCRSQPPFLTDMALKVFEKMGGRNNQDAISLLKRSFAAAIKEYKTVWMASPRLDDETGLSCYHPDGLGIPPETEPGHFDGLLTAYAQKYNVTIPQFRKMYNDGEIEEPELDEYFLHDRAVRESGHDTTYRLDGVCGHLATVDLNSLLYKYEVDIAEHIQQFHDDDFVDLLGEHSDSRYWKTQALKRKGRMAKYLWDEETGFFYDYHIKFKERMTYESATTFWALWAGLATDEQAVSMVTKALPKLEMLGGLVSCSEKSRGEVSIDRPTRQWDYPFGWAPHQILAWEGLHRYGFRGETKRLAYRWLFLMTKAFVDYNGIVVEKYDVTRGTDPHRVEAEYGNQGADFKGVATEGFGWVNSSYVLGLKYMDTHARRALASCISPDSFFANLKPEQRETYAL